The Rhinolophus ferrumequinum isolate MPI-CBG mRhiFer1 chromosome 21, mRhiFer1_v1.p, whole genome shotgun sequence region TACCCAGCTAAGAAGTGGACTTGGACAGACCCAGACTCACGAAGGAGCAACCGTACTGCAGCCTAGGGTCGGCCGTGACTCATAGCAGGGGGTTCAGAAAGCAAAGGATTCAAGaattctccacttttttttttttgtggtgttttttaaaaaattgactttactgtttagagaagttttaggtccATAGCAAAACTGAGTGGAAATCACAGAGGGTTCCCATATCACCCCCTCCCGCCACCATGTCCAGCttcccccactatcaacatcctgCACCGGAGTAGTACATCTATTACAATTGAGGAAATGATCCACTTTTAAGGACATGGGACATATTCATCCTGCAACAGTGAGAAAAATCAGGACACCATGAAATATACAAATGTGAAGATGGGAGGTTGATCACTCTCctcactgtattattattatatatgccCCATTTCATCAAATTCAtcgattttttttgttgtttaacttttatttcataatcataaaCTTAACTCTGCAACCCAGCTAGACTTGGAGGGGACAAGGAAAATACAGAAACCAATGAACTGCAGCAAGAGCACAAAGATTATGGGGTGTTCCGAGCAGATGGGGCAGGGGTGCTCTCCTGACTACAGAAGGAACGGTCTGGTTAAGAGAAAAGCAGTCGAATGCATCAGAGTTGTCCATGGTCAGCAATGGTGATCTTCTTGCTCGTCTTGCCATTCCTGGACCCAAAGTGCCCCATGGCTTCCACAATCTTCGTGCCATCTTTCACCTTGCCGAAGACCACGTGCTTGCCATCCAACCACTCTGTCTTGGCAGTGCAGATGAAAAATTGGGAACCGATTGTGTTGGGTCCAGCATTTGCCATGGACAGGATGCCAGGACCTGTATGCTTCAGGATGAAATTCTCATCATCAAACTTCTCCCCATAGATGGACTTGCCACCTGTGCCGTTATGGCGTGTGAAGTCACCACCCTGGCACATAAATCCTGGAATAATTCTGTGAAAGCAGGAATCTTTATAACCAAATCCTTTCTCCCCAGTGCTCAGGGCACGAAAGTTTTCTGCTGTCTTTGGAACTTTGTCTGCAAACAGCTCAAAAGAGACGCGGCCCTTGGGCCCATGGCTGAGTGCAGGTAGGTCTGGGCGGCGGCGTCCGGAAGGCCAAATTCATCaatttttgaaaacagttatGTGccactaaaaaggaaaaatacattgcCAATTAATTGTAACACTCCATTACCTGTAATCAGTCATCATCCTGATTTCTAATTTGTTAAAATGTGGGGGGGGAACCATATCTCagaataaattatatgttttatgCACCTACGAATGTAGGCACTGTGCTTCTCTTTGGTGATAAGACTACGGGTCCTTTGAATTTTCctctttatgcttttaaaaactttcctgTCTGTTTAACacatggtgctgagaaaactggatttccacatgcaaaagaatgaagctggacactcaccttacaccatgtacaaaaattacctcaaaatagattaaagatctaaacataagaactGAATTGATATATTAATGACTCTCAGAAGAAAAAATCGGGGGAAGCTTCATGACTTTGGATTCGGCAGCGATTACTTGGATGTGGCACCAATAGCataggaaacaaaagcaaaaatagacaaatgagactacatcaaccTGAAAACTTTTGCACAgtaaacaatcaacagagtgaaaaaccaacctacagaatgggagaaaagatttgcaaacCAGATATCtcataagaggctaatatccaaggTACATAAAGAACTCccccaactccaaaaaaataataaataacccaaataaaaaattggcaaaaacttgaacagacatttctccaaagaagatatataaatggctaacAAGCAAAAATATACTCTacatcactaatcagggaaatgcaaatccacccacaatgaaatactatctCATACTCATTAGGATGGCCATtataaaaccaccaccaccaaaggaAACAAGTATTGGCacgaatgtggagaaattggaacccttgtgcactactGGTGGGAAGGTGAAGTGCGTAGCCATTATGGACAACAGCATAGAGGtacctcaaaaatttaaaactagcattaccacatgatccagcaatcccacgtCTGGGTATATACCCGAATTGAGGAGAGGACCTCAAGCTATTTGCAaacccatgttcactgcagcattattcacaatagccaagaggtggaagtaaactaaatgtccattgtgggatgaatggataaagaaacacaATGGAGTATCGTTGagactttaaaaaggaaatcgtGTCGTATGTGACAACCTGTGACAAGAACCttgatgaaccttgaagacgTTACGCTAAGTGACATtatgccagtcacaaaaagagaaatactgtgtgattccccTTCTATGAGCTTCCCTGAGTAGTCGAACTTCTAAAAACAGGAGGCAGAATGGTAGTCGCCAGGGGCTGGAGGTAGGGGCGAGAGCACAATTGCTGTTCAAGGGATATAGCGTTTCAGTTTTACGAGATGAAAAAGCTCCAGGGatttgttgcacaacaatgtgcaTATAGTGAACActactgtacatttaaaaatggttaagatggttaaattttatgttacatggtTTTTACTACACACAAAAGTAGTTTTCCTGGGTTTTCCAACATCTCCACaatctatacttttaaaaaagttcaaCAGATAAGCGAGAATAGCTTTGGCGTGGTGGTGGCAGAGTGGGCAATGTCACGAGTGGACTGGCTTTTGTCTCCTCTTTGGTCACTGGGTACAGGAGGATGGGCCCAGAGGGAGGCTGGCAGTAGGCCCCATCCTACCCTGAGAGGAGGgctcttccttccccacccccacccggaaGCGCCTCTCCTGGAACAGTGGCAATGGCCAAGGTCAAACAAGGACAGAGGGAACTAAGTGCCTTCttttgaatttaaagaaaatacaagatcTGCAAAAAAGTGTACAGTATCATAATAAGCACTCATAGTCCTACAATTTCAGCTTTTTGCCTCTTtcatagaataaaaacaaaacgtTACCAATAAAGTCCCCTTTGTCCCGTCCCTAGCCagtctccttcccttctttatatgtttttactTTTACCTACTTTGTGTGTCTTCCCCTTTAATTTAATAAATGGCATTTGTCCTAcaccttgctttttaaaatcacgTGGTTTGCACTCTACGCTGATAATTATTCCTTTGACTCTAGCTGATTGCTTTTCACAGTGACCTACTGCTCCATGGTATAGAAAGACTATCAGATTCCTCCATTCAGGTCGCTTCCAGTTGTTCACTCCCACTTGCACTGTCGCTCTGAACATCTCCTTGTGGACCCACATGGGTTCCTCCTGGGCAAAGCCATCTTGTCTAACATGATATTTACTCGGAGTCTGCGGCACAAGGCCCGTGCCAGGGGTTGAAGGGCAAGGAGGGAGCGAAAGCAACCCGGGAAAGTCatgtctctcacccctgctgCCTGGCCCCCATCCCTCCCCGCTCCCTGCATCTCTCTCCGGAGGGCCACTCCCATCCATGCCTGCACTGCCCTTGTAGCCCCCTCAGCTCCTGGTCGACTCGGCCCGAGCTCCTGGCGCTGCCCGCGTAAGCTGCCAACTGGACAGAAATGACCAGGCCAACGTCACACGGCAGTGCACGGAGCGGGCTGAGACGCCAGCACAGACGTCAGGCCCGGCCTGGCTGGCTCGCAGCTGCCGTCTCCGCTTCCGCTCCGTGCTGTCCCCACCTGAGCTCTCCTCCGGAGCCCTGCCCCTGGGGGTGCTGAAGACCGGCCCCGGAGGGGCTCTCGAGGGCCGGGGGTTTGGGTCCTGCCATTAGCAGGACACTGGCGCCTGGCTTTGGTCCACAGTGGGCCGGAGCCACTGTCGCAGAGGGGTCCTGGCAGGCAGGTCTGGAGGGGCGGGAGAGCAGTTAGGTCGGGGGCGGGGTCATAGGAGGAACCGGGGGCGGAGCATCACCCCTCCCGCACTCGTGCCGCCTCCCCTCCACTGAGAGCTTCCAGCGACTGCTTGGCTGTCAGGCGCGGTGGCCAAGTGGTAAGGCGTCGGTCTCGTAAACCGAAGATCGCGGGTTCGAACCCCGTCCGTGCCTGGGACCTGAGGTTGGGGTTTGGCAGTGGGGCTTCGGTGTCCTCACGTGTCCTGTCCCTTCCTTCtgttatgtgatttttaaaaaattttcagattCCGTTCAGAGACTTCTAATCCCTTCTCTCCCCAAACTCCGGGGCCACGAGCACAGGTCTGGCCAGTGTGCTGGTGCCCGCGGGACCACTTGCAAATGTGCTCGACTCTGGCCACCCTGCGCTTTGCTGCCCACCACCCCCTTGCATCTTCCCTTAGATCTACTCCTCCCGTCGCACTGCGCCGGGATCCCGTGTCACTGTGGGGCCCCTGAGGACTGAGGTGAAGTCCCGCAGTAGGCAATGGTATCGCCAGCGTTATGGGGGGGCGAAGGGGGTGTCTGGTCTTGCTGGTTTTGCATGTCTAGAAGGCGAGAGAACTTTCCAGAAAGGGCTTTAGAGTTTCTAAAGCGGtgttttctggtttctgtgtGTTCCTTGAAAGGTGAGTTATCCACAGGGTGCTTGCTACCTGTCTTCTTGTCTAGGAAGCCAACCGCATCGTTCAGCTGGTGCGCGCTTATTCCCGTCCCAGCCCATGTGAACTGAGCCTTTGAGTCTGGCCCCTAACCAGCTATGGCACTCCTCAAGTCATCTCAAGGATAAGCCACCCAATTTAATGTGACATGATGTTGAGTGCCTCCCATTCCTGATTCACTCCAGCATTTCTGTCCCCTTCTTCAACTGTGACACTCAGCACTGAATATACCATTCTAGATATAGTCTCATTAATGGAACGTCAACCCCCTCATTCTCCATTCTATACTTCTGTTAATGTGACCAAGAGTCACATTGCCTTCTTGGAGACCTCATGGCATAGTTGACCATAGGAAGTTTCAGCTGGATTGAACGTCAGCAGGGTCTCTTTGGGGTGGTGTGTAGGGTTATCAGAAGACAGGATGTGGGGCTCAGGCAGCAGgaaaatgtattgattttttccccctaagattcCAATAAATGGAAGAGACTTCTTGGCCAAAGTCAATAAAAGAGGGTCAAGGTACAGAAGAGGTCAATACAGAGATACTGGGGGAAACGTGGGTCCCCAAAGGGGAAGGGCCAGAGGCAGGGGTCAGGTATGGATCCCAGGTTAAAGATGGTCAGATACAAACACCCGGGTGAGCATGGGAGCAGAGAGGTCTTGTAGGCTTACGGGGTGAGCGCAGAGACAGAAGGGGACACCTATCTTGAGTTTCTTGGATGAACTCTATTAAACCACTTATATACCCTGGACTTCAACTTCCTTTCTTGTAAAATTCAAAAGttggaaaaagtattttcaaaatacctTGTGGCCTGCAATTCTAAGTTTCTATCTCAGAACCTGGTCCTTGGAGAAGCAAGGGGACCTCAAGCTGCCCCACCCATCTCTCTCGTGGCTGCCAAGGTGATGAATCATAGGCGCCCCTTTCACAGTGGAGCCTGGTCATTGCGACCTCAAGATAGGATCTATGCGACCTCTGGCTCACCATCCAGAGAGTTAACAGCGAGTGCTTCCTGATGAGCAGGACTAGAGCTGCAAAGGGCCTGTGCCCTGCCAGTTGCCCCTTGCTCACACCTCCCCCGAGGTGGTCCTCCCAGGACCTAGAACAGAACACAGGATCTCTGCTACTGCAGTTTGAGAGCCATGTAGGCAGACACAGCCACTGTACGCAGCTCAAACCTCCAggccatttaaaaacatataaactaCGTTAGGTCAGGCTCTTCCTTCCTGTGAGTGAATATTATTTAACTTAAAAGCAGAATGTGGCAAGTATATATATTTTGCCTCATGCTGTCAGTTTTAGTACAATATTCCAACCTGGAGACGTatgtttttacatgttttattacACAATAAAACAGAttcaaaaaacacacaaatcaaGTGAATGTCTTAATGAATTGTAAGAACACCACCCACGTCAGAGAATTTTGCCAGACACCCCAGAAACATCTTTCATTTGCCCCCTTCCCAATCACACTCCCTCACAGCCAGAAGCTAGCCATACTCCCTACTTTTATAGTAATTACTTCCTTGCGTTTTGACTTACCACCTAATTGAGCATCTTGGCATCTTTATACCTGTAGTTTAACTTTGCTCATTTTGAAAATTGATATATCCTTTAACCTTTTTTATTCAATCACTAGgattctcttctttccctttcatttccttGTAATGCATCTTGTTGAGGAACCTGGTCCATTTGATCTATAGATTTCCCCCATAGTCTGGACTTTGCTGTCTGCAAACTCTCGGTGCAGTTCAAGTATCTCTGTCCTTGGCATTTCCTACGAATTAGCAGCTAGATCTACTCATAGAACCTGGATTAGAATCAGGTTCTATCCCTTAGACCAGACTCTGGTATCACCTCCTCTAAGAAACCTTTGATTCCCCCCAGGTAATGGAGTCACTTAGCTTCTTGTCTGGGATCCCTTTGTGTGTCTGACACCATAGTTGGGAGGCCCCTTAGGGCCAGTACTGTGTCTCGCTCATGCCTGTGTTTCCAGCACCTGGTACAGAGACAGAGCCCTGGCACAAGAGAGGTCTCTACCTGAGGGGTTGGGTAAGTCTTGCCTGAGTTGGTGGCATTGTGGCTGGGCTCTGGAGGATGAATAGGAATT contains the following coding sequences:
- the LOC117013520 gene encoding peptidyl-prolyl cis-trans isomerase A-like; this translates as MCQGGDFTRHNGTGGKSIYGEKFDDENFILKHTGPGILSMANAGPNTIGSQFFICTAKTEWLDGKHVVFGKVKDGTKIVEAMGHFGSRNGKTSKKITIADHGQL